A part of Aspergillus flavus chromosome 1, complete sequence genomic DNA contains:
- a CDS encoding putative toxin biosynthesis protein, whose translation MDPGTFEPWRVPLAQWGLVQLVTGLTVALTPSQSIVRSMAAAIVIALAYSFQSSVAESFADTRAGGPLAAMCWVNVLNAIDMLVLSRVSYEAQVEWEAKKFGDGAAKKANSDSLKSTLFRRLLWSQNIAFNYRRINTPWQISRLPVFDSTNPQYVPTRLKFVLQGSVKVCIAFLLVHLCTMDPSDPRMVGAVAELSDSKMVLAPWLHGTSANTILVHAMITISFGIVCRASIVGMYSLGGVVLVALGVYDPVEWPPVANSLTEAWSLTRLWGTAWHQVLRTLLVSNADFISFSVLRISPKSRWACYLRVLFAFTVSGFIHMGMDLAFGVPRATTGAVWFFCLQALGVVFESIFQSLFCTQIEKISPLFRRVMGYVWVALFLLWATPVWLNPIMLCLYKDGQRGMSPVPIIGGLTL comes from the exons ATGGACCCCGGTACTTTTGAGCCCTGGCGTGTCCCACTGGCGCAATGGGGCCTCGTTCAGCTGGTAACGGGGTTGACTGTGGCCCTGACGCCGTCCCAATCTATCGTCCGGTCCATGGCCGCGGCGATCGTAATAGCTTTAGCATACTCGTTCCAATCTAGCGTCGCGGAATCATTTGCCGACACGAGAGCGGGAGGGCCATTGGCGGCCATGTGCTGGGTGAACGTACTGAACGCTATTGATATGCTCGTGTTGAGTCGGGTCTCCTACGAGGCGCAGGTTGAGTGGGAGGCGAAGAAGTTTGGCGATGGAGCTGCAAAGAAAGCGAATTCTGATTCCCTAAAATCAACCCTCTTCCGTCGACTTCTCTGGTCGCAAAACATAGCGTTCAACTATCGCCGCATCAACACGCCGTGGCAGATCTCGAGACTCCCTGTGTTCGACAGCACGAATCCGCAATATGTACCCACCCGTTTAAAGTTCGTGCTCCAGGGCAGTGTGAAAGTATGTATCGCGTTCTTATTGGTACATCTGTGTACTATGGACCCGAGCGACCCTCGTATGGTTGGTGCTGTAGCGGAATTATCCGACAGCAAGATGGTTCTCGCCCCTTGGTTGCACGGGACATCGGCAAATACAATCTTGGTTCACGCTATGATCACTATCTCGTTCGGAATCGTATGCAGGGCCTCCATCGTGGGAATGTATAGCCTTGGGGGAGTCGTATTGGTAGCCTTGGGAGTCTACGACCCCGTGGAGTGGCCACCAGTAGCCAATTCGCTGACCGAAGCCTGGTCTTTAACACGACTATGGGG GACGGCATGGCACCAAGTCCTGCGTACGCTTCTCGTCTCGAACGCAgacttcatctccttctcggtTCTACGGATATCTCCTAAGTCACGGTGGGCCTGCTACCTCCGAGTGCTTTTCGCCTTTACCGTATCTGGATTTATCCACATGGGAATGGATCTGGCGTTCGGCGTCCCGCGAGCCACAACTGGCGCTGTATGGTTCTTTTGTCTCCAAGCTTTGGGTGTTGTGTTTGAGAGTATTTTTCAATCCCTGTTTTGCACTCAGATTGAGAAAATCAGTCCTCTCTTTAGGCGTGTGATGGGATATGTTTGGGTGGCATTGTTCCTCTTGTGGGCGACGCCCGTGTGGTTGAATCCCATCATGCTTTGTTTGTACAAGGATGGACAACGGGGCATGTCTCCGGTTCCCATCATTGGAGGTCTGACATTATAG